A stretch of Coccidioides posadasii str. Silveira chromosome 2, complete sequence DNA encodes these proteins:
- a CDS encoding uncharacterized protein (SECRETED:SignalP(1-20)~antiSMASH:Cluster_2.5~antiSMASH:Cluster_2.6~EggNog:ENOG410PFAE~COG:S) has protein sequence MKFSNIVALSALVAGSKVAAHGTITLIKGANGVNMPGMTVVDGTPRGCASAACGAQKDTAIIRPGEMGSRASALGRTSYGAVDPRNVMNAFMGSNSKRRHAPRQLLNEAASAITGPAGAVLNGIQDLVQATPLGPIVDNIQNVGNALGGAVPGMASGSVTPRGTMETGVQQHSGMGRSGGLPTVSSDGMITMIYHQVNQDGAGPLVAEIDPSSGGQDPSAFQKAKVVENVPGVAGFSTSSNSDFEIKVKMPEGMKCSGTIGSAKNVCVARVRNTAISGPFGGAAAFTQ, from the exons ATGAAGTTCTCCAATATTGTTGCTCTTTCAGCTCTGGTAGCTGGCAGCAAGGTTGCTGCTCATGGCACTATCACCCTCATCAAGGGCGCCAATGGTGTCAACATGCCCGGCATGACAG TGGTCGACGGGACACCACGCGGGTGTGCTTCTGCGGCCTGCGGTGCGCAGAAGGACACTGCGATCATCCGACCCGGTGAGATGGGATCTAGAGCATCTGCGCTTGGCCGTACTAGCTACGGTGCTGTAGACCCGAGAAACGTAATGAATGCATTTATGGGCAGCAACTCCAAGCGCAGACACGCTC CTCGCCAATTACTGAATGAAGCAGCGTCTGCGATCACAGGCCCGGCTGGCGCAGTACTCAATG GCATTCAAGATCTCGTTCAGGCGACCCCGCTGGGACCAATCGTGGACA ATATCCAAAACGTTGGGAACGCCCTTGGGGGAGCAGTTCCGGGAATGGCCTCCGGATCTGTAACTCCGAGAGGAACAATGGAGACTGGAGTCCAACAACATTCCGGTATGGGCCGGTCTGGGGGACTGCCTACAGTATCTTCTGACGGAATGATCACGATGATTTACCATCAG GTGAACCAAGATGGAGCCGGTCCCCTCGTAGCCGAGATCGACCCATCATCCGGCGGCCAGGACCCCAGCGCTTTCCAGAAAGCCAAGGTTGTTGAGAACGTCCCAGGAGTGGCTGGATTCTCCACAAGCTCTAATTCTGACTTCGAGATCAAGGTCAAGATGCCCGAAGGGATGAAGTGTTCGGGAACCATTGGATCTGCGAAGAATGTTTGTGTTGCGCGGGTTCGCAATACTGCCATCTCTGGTCCTTTTGGTGGCGCTGCTGCTTTCACACAGTAG
- a CDS encoding uncharacterized protein (antiSMASH:Cluster_2.5~antiSMASH:Cluster_2.6~EggNog:ENOG410PHR0~COG:P~TransMembrane:10 (i96-121o141-161i173-191o197-216i297-319o331-354i366-392o398-424i436-456o493-513i)) produces MSLAALINAVRNIDRGPATAYEANNDKLLLRFYDVLMRTWHLGFTSFGGPPVHFRIFYQRFVEGLGGKTPWIDEQTYQELFALCQALPGPGSTKMLFCMALIHAGFLPAIVTLLAWSLPGAVGMFGLSLGVQRLDELLPDIVYALLSGLNASTVGIIALAAVQLAEKSIKDNITRILVIGGACAGLCYNALWYFPTLMVIGGCSTAVWDLYGRRNVAKLRRKLRRQDRAAELNTEEGTAQTSIPLQQASTTTGVQRRTVSKDDDAPDTSERHPGPPSESTGDSIRVDTQSHSLSLKWGILIIVGFFASFIAILVVRGTMDKPPLELDLFTNMYLAGTIIFGGGPVVIPLLREYVVEPGWVSPRDFLIGLAIIQAFPGPNFNFAVFLGALAVISTSSPTILGAFLGYIGIFLPGISLAVGFQSCWRVIRKYPITTSVLRGMNSTAVGLVFTAVYRLWEIGYLSSDASSGQSLGKEPFWLVVAALTYAENAWFNVPPAIAIIFGGILGLCWYGAVGR; encoded by the exons ATGTCCCTCGCCGCTCTCATCAATGCTGTTCGCAACATTGATCGTGGCCCTGCCACCGCGTACGAGGCAAACAATGACAAGCTGTTGCTTCGCTTTTACGATGTACTAATGCGAACCTGGCACCTGGGCTTTACGTCCTTCGGAGGGCCTCCTGTCCACTTTCGAATTTTCTATCAGCGCTTTGTAGAGGGTCTTGGAGGCAAAACACCATGGATTGATGAGCAAACG TACCAAGAGCTTTTTGCCTTGTGTCAAGCTTTGCCCGGCCCTGGAAGCACCAAAATGCTCTTCTGCATGGCCCTCATCCATGCCGGCTTTCTTCCCGCCATAGTTACCTTGCTAGCCTGGAG TTTGCCAGGCGCCGTGGGCATGTTTGGACTTTCGCTGGGAGTTCAAAGACTGGATGAGCTGTTACCAGACATTGTATATGCTCTTCTATCTGGCTTGAATGCTTCAACCGTTGGCATCATTGCATTGGCAGCAGTTCAA CTAGCGGAGAAGTCTATAAAAGATAACATAACCAGAATCCTTGTTATTGGCGGAGCGTGTGCCGGGCTGTGTTACAATGCCTTGTGGTACTTTCCAACGTTAATGGTAATAGGTGGCTGTTCGACCGCCGTATGGGACCTTTACGGTCGACGAAATGTTGCAAAGTTGCGCAGGAAGCTCCGCAGGCAAGACAGAGCTGCTGAGCTAAATACTGAAGAAGGCACTGCCCAAACAAGTATACCACTCCAACAAGCGTCAACTACCACGGGTGTACAAAGACGGACGGTCTCAAAAGACGATGATGCACCGGATACATCCGAAAGACATCCAGGCCCTCCTAGTGAGTCAACTGGAGATTCTATCCGTGTCGATACACAATCTCATTCTCTGTCGCTGAAATGGGGTATCTTAATCATCGTGGGATTTTTCG CGTCTTTTATCGCGATCTTGGTAGTACGAGGAACCATGGATAAGCCACCGCTTGAGTTGGATCTCTTCACAAACATGTATCTGGCCGGAACCATCATTTTTGGTGGTGGGCCTGTTGTTATCCCCCTTCTTCGAGAATACGTCGTGGAACCTGGCTGGGTCAGTCCCAGGGACTTCCTTATCGGTCTAGCTATCATTCAAGCATTCCCCGGGCCGAATTTCAACTTTGCGGTGTTTCTGGGGGCATTGGCAGTAATCTCAACCAGCTCTCCAACGATACTTGGTGCCTTTTTAGGATACATCGGTATTTTTCTCCCCGGAATCTCATTGGCCGTTGGATTTCAGAGCTGTTGGCGGGTTATAAGGAAGTATCCAATTACGACCAGCGTGCTCCGCGGGATGAATTCAACGGCTGTCGGACTCGTCTTCACGGCCGTTTACCGGTTATGGGAGATAGGATACTTGAGTTCCGATGCTTCTTCTGGGCAAAGTTTGGGAAAAGAACCTTTTTGGCTGGTTGTGGCCGCACTGACATATGCTGAGAACGCTTGGTTCAATGTACCCCCTGCTATCGCAATTATATTTGGCGGTATTCTAGGATTGTGCTGGTACGGCGCTGTGGGAAGATAA
- a CDS encoding uncharacterized protein (antiSMASH:Cluster_2.5~antiSMASH:Cluster_2.6~EggNog:ENOG410PHR0~COG:P~TransMembrane:10 (i28-53o73-93i105-123o129-148i229-251o263-286i298-324o330-356i368-388o425-445i)) → MHERCVKQYQELFALCQALPGPGSTKMLFCMALIHAGFLPAIVTLLAWSLPGAVGMFGLSLGVQRLDELLPDIVYALLSGLNASTVGIIALAAVQLAEKSIKDNITRILVIGGACAGLCYNALWYFPTLMVIGGCSTAVWDLYGRRNVAKLRRKLRRQDRAAELNTEEGTAQTSIPLQQASTTTGVQRRTVSKDDDAPDTSERHPGPPSESTGDSIRVDTQSHSLSLKWGILIIVGFFASFIAILVVRGTMDKPPLELDLFTNMYLAGTIIFGGGPVVIPLLREYVVEPGWVSPRDFLIGLAIIQAFPGPNFNFAVFLGALAVISTSSPTILGAFLGYIGIFLPGISLAVGFQSCWRVIRKYPITTSVLRGMNSTAVGLVFTAVYRLWEIGYLSSDASSGQSLGKEPFWLVVAALTYAENAWFNVPPAIAIIFGGILGLCWYGAVGR, encoded by the exons ATGCATGAACGGTGCGTGAAACAGTACCAAGAGCTTTTTGCCTTGTGTCAAGCTTTGCCCGGCCCTGGAAGCACCAAAATGCTCTTCTGCATGGCCCTCATCCATGCCGGCTTTCTTCCCGCCATAGTTACCTTGCTAGCCTGGAG TTTGCCAGGCGCCGTGGGCATGTTTGGACTTTCGCTGGGAGTTCAAAGACTGGATGAGCTGTTACCAGACATTGTATATGCTCTTCTATCTGGCTTGAATGCTTCAACCGTTGGCATCATTGCATTGGCAGCAGTTCAA CTAGCGGAGAAGTCTATAAAAGATAACATAACCAGAATCCTTGTTATTGGCGGAGCGTGTGCCGGGCTGTGTTACAATGCCTTGTGGTACTTTCCAACGTTAATGGTAATAGGTGGCTGTTCGACCGCCGTATGGGACCTTTACGGTCGACGAAATGTTGCAAAGTTGCGCAGGAAGCTCCGCAGGCAAGACAGAGCTGCTGAGCTAAATACTGAAGAAGGCACTGCCCAAACAAGTATACCACTCCAACAAGCGTCAACTACCACGGGTGTACAAAGACGGACGGTCTCAAAAGACGATGATGCACCGGATACATCCGAAAGACATCCAGGCCCTCCTAGTGAGTCAACTGGAGATTCTATCCGTGTCGATACACAATCTCATTCTCTGTCGCTGAAATGGGGTATCTTAATCATCGTGGGATTTTTCG CGTCTTTTATCGCGATCTTGGTAGTACGAGGAACCATGGATAAGCCACCGCTTGAGTTGGATCTCTTCACAAACATGTATCTGGCCGGAACCATCATTTTTGGTGGTGGGCCTGTTGTTATCCCCCTTCTTCGAGAATACGTCGTGGAACCTGGCTGGGTCAGTCCCAGGGACTTCCTTATCGGTCTAGCTATCATTCAAGCATTCCCCGGGCCGAATTTCAACTTTGCGGTGTTTCTGGGGGCATTGGCAGTAATCTCAACCAGCTCTCCAACGATACTTGGTGCCTTTTTAGGATACATCGGTATTTTTCTCCCCGGAATCTCATTGGCCGTTGGATTTCAGAGCTGTTGGCGGGTTATAAGGAAGTATCCAATTACGACCAGCGTGCTCCGCGGGATGAATTCAACGGCTGTCGGACTCGTCTTCACGGCCGTTTACCGGTTATGGGAGATAGGATACTTGAGTTCCGATGCTTCTTCTGGGCAAAGTTTGGGAAAAGAACCTTTTTGGCTGGTTGTGGCCGCACTGACATATGCTGAGAACGCTTGGTTCAATGTACCCCCTGCTATCGCAATTATATTTGGCGGTATTCTAGGATTGTGCTGGTACGGCGCTGTGGGAAGATAA
- the RPS13 gene encoding 40S ribosomal protein uS15 (antiSMASH:Cluster_2.5~antiSMASH:Cluster_2.6~BUSCO:419868at4751~EggNog:ENOG410PMVC~COG:J~BUSCO:14925at33183) gives MGRLHSKGKGISSSAIPYSRNPPAWLKTTPEQVVDQICKLAKKGATPSQIGVVLRDSHGIAQVKVVTGNKILRILKSNGLAPEIPEDLYMLIKKAVSVRKHLERNRKDKDSKFRLILIESRIHRLSRYYKTVGVLPPTWRYESATASTLVA, from the exons ATGGGCCGTCTTCACAGCAAGGGCAAGGGTATCTCCTCCTCTGCCATCCCATACTCCCGCAACCCACCCGCCTGGCTCAAGACCACCCCCGAGCAGGTTGTTGACCAGATCTGCAAGTTGGCCAAGAAGGGTGCCACCCCTTCCCAGATTGGTGTTGTCCTCCGTGACAGCCATGGAATTGCTCAAGTCAAGGTTGTGACTG GTAACAAGATCCTCCGCATCTTGAAATCGAACG GCCTCGCTCCTGAAATCCCAGAGGACCTTTACATGTTGATCAAGAAG GCCGTGTCTGTCCGCAAGCACCTTGAGCGTAACCGCAAGGACAAGGACAGCAAGTTCCGCCTCATTCTCATCGAGTCCCGTATCCACCGTCTCTCCCGCTACTACAAGACCGTCGGTGTCCTCCCACCAACCTGGAGATACGAGAGTGCTACCGCCTCTACCCTTGTTGCATAA
- a CDS encoding uncharacterized protein (antiSMASH:Cluster_2.6~EggNog:ENOG410PJWP~COG:S~BUSCO:2054at33183): protein MGDWPCSPARKRVRRLENPEPSSSTRIEPEAESDSDSKKVELSPSESVGDRPDLFDDEDDSRPSQTELETSLPPVKTDQEAIDEYEFSNTSRSTEPDLQERYENGLWVKGRSSIYVDAFNLSLQCVLQDEAHLFDEKEIALFNYWRSLSYESQYLYVRLFLRKTSAWHRIDRLGYYHDIGDISTAIEELRATRYLPASSNSVEQCVHGVTPCVEANLTDAFRFAEGIEEITTLEEASSLLFLDELKVFAKEAKIQGKNKKDLLKALQEAGSSQTGLGWLRSQTLDDDGSPEIGLNPSSRHTRRTTTNELFIRKILNHIGDCIRLASAPLKLFERVHLVFYRSTEWSEKSLTTIILAKISRRNYPEYIVLRSNSIFPTRSALLEFEAAIRIQFDLDNAMESGNLTILDKLQKIKDLSRSVYPRWKALLNQEHLRENGCNDLGEIVYLRRFSPAWVYTRIVHKGLYALGRFKEYNKEHELLVELLEQRFFHPSRRGVWYQRKALLEEHYMWSVAPFEGRSEEAQKRKWKRNALRTCEEGLQDPDCHLIYHYDLQKRIMKLERSLNIAKREQHDFSHVMLTKPEERTIEGIRVEKDPPIKPTSKPTGGYSFRGRPTIWIDEREGGGECRVESMCLSWYRDNGWKGYHCEGGILRTLFGLLCYDIIFAFVPCVFQTPFQTCPLDLHTDSFYSSRISEMNHRLAQISNGEAETLLRQVYERECPKQTCAIGIDWSFGLEDLVEIVQCFHGEALATICKVMAQEYQQRGSGVPDLFLWSMERKEVMFVEVKSLNDRLSDSQRLWIHVLTGAGVRVELCNAVAREVRYL from the exons ATGGGAGATTGGCCTTGCAGTCCTGCGCGAAAACGAGTTCGAAGATTAGAGAATCCCGAACCTTCCTCCTCCACACGCATAGAACCGGAAGCCGAATCAGACTCAGATAGTAAGAAAGTTGAATTATCGCCCTCTGAGTCTGTCGGGGACAGGCCCGATCTctttgatgatgaagatgactCTAGACCGAGCCAAACTGAATTGGAGACCAGTCTGCCTCCGGTGAAAACGGATCAAGAGGCTATAGACGAGTATGAATTCTCCAATACATCCAGATCGACGGAGCCGGATCTTCAAGAGCGATACGAAAATGGACTGTGGGTAAAGGGGAGAAGCTCCATCTACGTAGATGCATTTAATCTATCTCTACAGTGCGTTTTGCAGGATGAAGCGCATCTGTTTGATGAAAAGGAGATTGCTTTATTCAATTATTGGCGATCGCTGTCTTATGAATCTCAATATCT ATATGTACGACTGTTTTTACGCAAAACCTCTGCCTGGCATCGCATCGATCGACTCGGCTATTACCATGACATCGGAGATATATCTACCGCTATTGAAGAGTTAAGAGCGACAAGATATCTTCCAGCTTCATCGAACTCGGTAGAACAGTGTGTTCACGGAGTAACCCCGTGTGTAGAGGCAAATCTTACCGATGCGTTTCGTTTTGCTGAAGGTATAGAAGAGATAACCACTCTCGAAGAAGCGTCATCCTTACTCTTTCTGGATGAGTTGAAAGTCTTCGCAAAAGAGGCAAAAATTCAAGGCAAAAATAAGAAAGACTTACTGAAAGCCCTCCAGGAAGCTGGAAGCAGCCAAACTGGGTTGGGTTGGCTTCGTTCACAAACCTTGGATGACGATGGCTCCCCCGAAATTGGATTAAACCCATCCAGCCGCCACACGAGACGGACAACTACTAATGAGCTTTTCATCAGAAAAATTTTAAACCACATCGgtgactgcataagactcGCTTCGGCGCCGTTGAAGCTTTTTGAGCGTGTGCATCTTGTCTTTTATCGATCCACAGAGTGGTCTGAAAAATCATTGACTACAATAATCCTAGCCAAGATATCACGGAGGAACTATCCTGAGTACATCGTTTTACGGTCAAACAGCATATTCCCGACAAGGTCAGCACTGCTTGAATTCGAGGCCGCTATTCGGATCCAATTCGATCTTGATAATGCCATGGAATCTGGTAACCTTACGATATTAGACAAATTGCAAAAGATTAAAGACTTGTCGAGAAGCGTATATCCCCGATGGAAAGCTCTGCTAAACCAAGAGCACCTCAGGGAGAATGGGTGCAATGATCTTGGCGAGATCGTATACCTACGACGCTTTTCTCCTGCCTGGGTATATACTCGAATTGTTCACAAGGGTCTATATGCCTTAGGTCGGTTTAAGGAGTATAACAAAGAACATGAACTCCTGGTAGAATTACTGGAGCAACGTTTCTTTCACCCATCGCGACGGGGAGTTTGGTACCAACGCAAGGCGCTACTTGAAGAACATTACATGTGGAGCGTGGCACCATTCGAGGGTCGCTCAGAAGAGGCTCAGAAAAGGAAATGGAAACGGAATGCCCTTAGGACCTGCGAGGAGGGTCTTCAAGACCCCGACTGTCATCTTATCTATCATTATGATTTACAAAAACGAATCATGAAGCTAGAAAGATCGTTAAATATTGCAAAACGCGAGCAGCATGATTTCAGTCATGTGATGCTAACCAAGCCAGAGGAGAGGACCATAGAGGGTATTCGTGTGGAAAAGGATCCCCCCATCAAGCCTACTTCAAAACCAACTGGAGGTTACAGCTTTAGAGGCAGGCCTACAATCTGGATAGACGAGAGAGAAGGTGGAGGGGAATGCAGAGTGGAAAGTATGTGTCTGAGTTGGTATCGGGATAATGGGTGGAAAGGATATCACTGTGAAGGTGGTATTTTGCGTACGCTG TTTGGCTTGCTATGCTACGATATAATCTTCGCTTTCGTTCCTTGCGTTTTCCAAACTCCGTTTCAAACATGCCCTTTAGATTTGCATACCGATTCTTTCTATTCTTCCCGGATTTCGGAAATGAATCACCGCCTCGCGCAAATATCTAATGGTGAGGCTGAGACACTCCTCCGGCAAGTCTATGAACGAGAGTGCCCAAAGCAAACCTGTGCCATTGGCATTGACTGGTCTTTTGGGCTGGAGGACCTCGTAGAGATTGTTCAGTGCTTTCATGGCGAGGCCCTGGCAACTATATGCAAAGTTATGGCACAAGAGTATCAGCAGCGAGGGTCAGGTGTTCCGGATCTTTTCCTCTGGAGTATGGAGAGGAAAGAGGTGATGTTCGTCGAAGTGAAGTCGCTGAATGATCGGCTGAGTGATTCCCAGAGGCTTTGGATACATGTTTTAACGGGAGCAGGGGTAAGGGTTGAGCTGTGCAACGCTGTTGCCCGCGAAGTGAGGTATCTGTAA
- the SDC1 gene encoding COMPASS (complex proteins associated with Set1p) component (antiSMASH:Cluster_2.6~EggNog:ENOG410PTFD~COG:S), whose product MTDVPSNPSSSTTQPAGLASPTSLSSNVAHKGASPIMDNQQREMPSALQNNTLSEQLPSSASSSHFPAAPNFTTASSHDGVPPSQPTPTDRDVVMGGPAMRSTIPAVDANNVPASAIPQVRAGGAPARIYLNEKIVPYLLEGMKPLAKDQPPNPLRLLGEYLIAKSLEVGEPSNDRISST is encoded by the exons ATGACTGACGTACCTTCCAATCCTTCCTCTTCGACAACGCAGCCAGCTGGGTTGGCATCTCCGACTTCCCTGAGCTCCAACGTCGCGCACAAAGGCGCGTCTCCCATCATGGATAACCAACAACGGGAGATGCCGTCTGCATTGCAGAATAACACG CTCTCAGAGCAGTTACCCAGCTCTGCTTCCTCGTCCCACTTCCCTGCTGCTCCCAATTTCACTACTGCGTCCTCACACGACGGTGTACCTCCCTCGCAACCAACCCCGACAGATCGCGACGTTGTAATGGGTGGGCCAGCAATGCGAAGCACCATTCCGGCGGTCGATGCGAACAACGTTCCGGCTTCGGCCATTCCACAGGTCAGAGCTGGCGGCGCTCCAGCGCGCATATACCTGAACGAAAAGATTGTCCCTTACTTACTTGAGGGGATGAAGCCGTTGGCAAAAGATCA GCCGCCAAACCCATTGCGATTACTCGGCGAATATCTTATTGCGAAAAGTTTGGAAGTCGGAGAACCCTCGAATGATCGGATCTCGAGTACCTGA
- a CDS encoding uncharacterized protein (EggNog:ENOG410PNZQ~COG:A), with translation MEYENEGGRYDDATRYDRDRSASPRGNGHAPTRNRSMSPNGRGDARAPPSDARMKDDDASAANTGTNLFVTGIHPRLTEADVSRLFEKYGDVQNCSIMLDPHTKESRGFGFVNMATSDQAEAAKEGLQGESIEGRTLSIEKARRNRPRTPTPGKYFGPPKRDFRGPPRGGRFERYDDRRGGYGYGRRHDDGYRHGRYDSYNERSREYGRRDYRDDYGYRGVDRYATSGREERYGPRGEDRRRGGYYDRDDARAQAASAYASAPPQHTAPGR, from the exons ATGGAATACGAGAACGAAGGTGGTCGCTATGATG ATGCAACCCGGTATGACCGGGATCGCAGCGCGTCTCCTCGGGGTAACGGCCACGCGCCTACTCGCAACCGTAGCATGTCGCCGAACGGCCGCGGTGATGCACG TGCTCCTCCATCCGACGCTCGCATGAAGGATGACGATGCTAGCGCTGCCAACACTGGAACCAACCTCTTTGTTACTGGCATTCACCCTCGTCTCACCGAAGCCGACGTGTCCCGCCTTTTCGAGAAATACGGTGACGTTCAAAACTGTTCCATCATGTTGGATCCGCATACCAAGGAATCTCGCGGCTTTGGGTTTGTCAACATGGCTACATCTGACCAGGCTGAGGCTGCCAAGGAAGGATTGCAGGGTGAGTCCATAGAAGGACGAACTCTAAGCATTGAAAAGGCACGCCGTAACCGACCCCGTACGCCAACTCCGGGGAAGTACTTTGGGCCTCCTAAGCGCG ATTTCCGTGGACCACCGCGAGGTGGACGATTCGAGCGTTATGATGACCGACGAGGTGGATATGGTTACGGTCGCCGCCATGATGATGGTTATCGACATGGACGCTACGACTCCTACAACGAACGTAGCCGTGAATATGGCCGCCGTGATTACCGTGATGACTACGGCTATCGTGGAGTAGATCGATACGCGACTTCCGGACGTGAAGAGAGATATGGTCCTCGAGGCGAAGACCGCCGTCGTGGGGGTTATTATGATCGTGATGATGCTCGCGCTCAAGCCGCGTCAGCTTATGCTAGTGCACCCCCCCAAC ATACGGCGCCAGGTAGGTAG
- a CDS encoding uncharacterized protein (EggNog:ENOG410PNZQ~COG:A), producing MEYENEGGRYDDATRYDRDRSASPRGNGHAPTRNRSMSPNGRGDARAPPSDARMKDDDASAANTGTNLFVTGIHPRLTEADVSRLFEKYGDVQNCSIMLDPHTKESRGFGFVNMATSDQAEAAKEGLQGESIEGRTLSIEKARRNRPRTPTPGKYFGPPKRDFRGPPRGGRFERYDDRRGGYGYGRRHDDGYRHGRYDSYNERSREYGRRDYRDDYGYRGVDRYATSGREERYGPRGEDRRRGGYYDRDDARAQAASAYASAPPQRESREPYGSRSYDNRWNDRYGAR from the exons ATGGAATACGAGAACGAAGGTGGTCGCTATGATG ATGCAACCCGGTATGACCGGGATCGCAGCGCGTCTCCTCGGGGTAACGGCCACGCGCCTACTCGCAACCGTAGCATGTCGCCGAACGGCCGCGGTGATGCACG TGCTCCTCCATCCGACGCTCGCATGAAGGATGACGATGCTAGCGCTGCCAACACTGGAACCAACCTCTTTGTTACTGGCATTCACCCTCGTCTCACCGAAGCCGACGTGTCCCGCCTTTTCGAGAAATACGGTGACGTTCAAAACTGTTCCATCATGTTGGATCCGCATACCAAGGAATCTCGCGGCTTTGGGTTTGTCAACATGGCTACATCTGACCAGGCTGAGGCTGCCAAGGAAGGATTGCAGGGTGAGTCCATAGAAGGACGAACTCTAAGCATTGAAAAGGCACGCCGTAACCGACCCCGTACGCCAACTCCGGGGAAGTACTTTGGGCCTCCTAAGCGCG ATTTCCGTGGACCACCGCGAGGTGGACGATTCGAGCGTTATGATGACCGACGAGGTGGATATGGTTACGGTCGCCGCCATGATGATGGTTATCGACATGGACGCTACGACTCCTACAACGAACGTAGCCGTGAATATGGCCGCCGTGATTACCGTGATGACTACGGCTATCGTGGAGTAGATCGATACGCGACTTCCGGACGTGAAGAGAGATATGGTCCTCGAGGCGAAGACCGCCGTCGTGGGGGTTATTATGATCGTGATGATGCTCGCGCTCAAGCCGCGTCAGCTTATGCTAGTGCACCCCCCCAACGTGAGTCGCGTGAGCCATATGGAAGTCGTTCTTATGATAACCGTTGGAATGACAGATACGGCGCCAGGTAG